The genomic region TCCCACGAGAGTGCCGAGCAGCATGATGAGGACGACGTTGGCGGTGGTGAAGACGACCGTCCGCTGGACGACCTTCCAGAAGTCCGAACTGCCCAGGACTTCCTTGTAGTTGTCGCCGCCGTTCCACTCGGTGAGGTGCAGGATCAGCTGGCGCGGGTTGAGGTTCTGGAACGACAGCATGCCGTTCTTGACCAGCGGCCAGCCGAGCAGCACCACGGTGACGAGCAGTGCGGGCACCAGGAGCAGGTAGGGAGCGGCTGCGCCTGCGCGCTTTCTGGCCGGCCCCGGATCGCCGGGCGGGGATACGTCGGTCTTACGGACACCGGGCGCCGCGGCCGTGCCTGTGTCCGTGCGTTCGGTCTGCACTGACATGCTCGCCATCTCTTCCACATCGCGAATCACGAAGCGCGCATCACGGATCGACGGATGCGCCGGCGCGCCGGGGACGGACGGAGCCGTCCCCGGCGCGGAGGTGATCAGCTGCTCTGCGCGAGCCGCTTGTTGATCTCGGCCTCGACCTGCTTGGCGGCCTCGGCGGGCGACTTGCCCTTCAGAACCGCGGTCATGTAGGCCTTGATCGGGTTCGGGTCGTTCTCCACGGCGGCCCACGCGGGGATCAGCGGCGTGGTGCCACCGCCGGCCGCTGCCGGGGCCGCGGCCACGGCGGCGGGGTTGGCCGAGAGGTTGGTCTGCAGCGACTCCTTGTTCGGGATGACGCCGTTCTCCTTGGCGAGTGCGCCCTCGAACTTGTCGGACAGGGCCAGCTTCAGGAACTCCTTGGCGAGCTCCTGCTTCTTGCTGCCCGCGGCGACCGCGAAGTTGGAGCCGCCGAGGAAGACGCCCTCGGGCTTGTCGGCCGTCTCACCGGGGATGGTGAAGTAGCCGATGTCCTTCTCGATCTTCTTGTTGGCGGCGATGGCCGTGCCGGCCTCCCAGCCCATGCCGATGAAGGCGCCGACGTTGCCCTTGGCGAACACCTCGGCCTGCTGCGGGGTCGCCTCGTCCTTGTCCTTGGGGGCCTTGGAGAAGGCCTGGTACTCCTGGTAGATCTCCATGGCCTTGCCGACCTTCGGGTCCGCGAGGTTGGAGACGTACTTGTCGCCGTCCTTCTTCACCAGGTCGGCGCCCTGGCCGATGGTCAGACCGTCGAAGAAGTACCAGTTCTGGCCGGGCAGGTAGATCGGCTCGGCGTCGGTCTTCTTGTCGATGGCCTTCAGGTCCGCGAAGAACTCGGCCCGGGTCTTCGGGGTGTCCGTGATCCCCGCGTCGGCCCAGACCTTCTTGTTGTAGACGACGACACGGTTGGCGAAGTACCACGGGGCCGCGTACTGCTTGCCGTCGAAGACCGAGGACTCGTTGAGGGCCTCGGTCCAGTCGGCGCCGATCTCCGACTTGAGGTCCGACAGGTCACTGAGACCGCCGGTGGCCGCGTAGGCCGGGGTCTGCGTGTTGCCGACCTCCAGGACGTCCGGCGGGTTCTCCTCGGAGAGCGCGGTGGTGATCTTCTGCTGAATGCCGTTCCACTGCTGGGTCTCGAACTTCAGCTTGGCCTTGGTCTGCTTCTCGAAGGCCGCCGTCAGATCCTTGGTCCAGCCGGGCGGCGTGGAGCCGTCCATGGCCCAGACGGTCAGGGTCTGCCCCTTGAAACCGTCGGCCCCCGTCTTGTCGCCACCGCCACTGTCACCGTCGTCGCCGCCGCAGGCCGCGATCGACATCAACATGCCCGCGACACCGACGGCCGCGATGAGCTTGCGCTTCACGTCATCCTCCTCAGGGATGCCAGCAACCCCCCTGCCCACCGCGTGAGTTACGACGAGTACTGCCCGTGGGGCTGGGACCTGGTCCTCAATGGTTTAGACCAGTACGGGGAGCTTGGCCTAGACCTAGAAGGGTGTCAAGGGTCGAAAACCCACTCAGGACCGTCCGTTACGCGACCTACATATGAAAGGACCTTTCAGTGCACGGGCGACGGAACAGGCGGCGCTCGACGCGCGTCCCCGCAGCACCGGCGGCACATCGGCATTGGCCCGGGCCAATATCGTGGACTAGACCAAAAGGAACCCCGACGGTATATAGAGGGGATCACGGAGCGTGCGGGAGGACACCCGCGCGGCAAGCCGTGCCACGATGTGAGCCGTGGCCGACGCGCATGTCGGCCGCATCGGCACCCGGAGCCGGGAAGGCAGAGTATGAGCACCGACGTCAGCAGTGCGGAGAACGAGGGTGGGGCACCCATCCGTACCGCGCGCGTGCCCAAGTACTACCGCCTCAAGAAACATCTGCTCGACATGACGGAGACGCTGCCGCCCGGTACGCCGGTACCGCCGGAGCGCACGCTCGCCGCCGAGTTCGACACCTCGCGCACGACCGTGCGCCAGGCCCTCCAGGAGCTGGTCGTCGAGGGCCGCCTTGAGCGCATCCAGGGCAAGGGCACGTTCGTCGCCAAGCCGAAGGTCTCGCAGGCGCTCCAGCTCACCTCGTACACCGAGGACATGAGGGCGCAGGGTCTCGAACCCACCTCGCAGCTCCTGGACATCGGCTACATCACGGCGGACGACACGCTCGCCGAGCTGCTCGACATCACCGCGGGCGGGCGGGTGCTGCGCATCGAGCGGCTGCGGCTGGCGAGCGGGGAGCCGATGGCGATCGAGACGACGCATCTGTCCGCGAAGCGGTTTCCCGCGCTGCGGCGGTCACTCGTCAAGTACACCTCGCTGTACACGGCGTTGGCCGAGGTGTACGACGTGCATCTCGCCGAGGCCGAGGAGACGATCGAGACGTCGCTGGCGACTCCGAGGGAGGCGGGGCTGCTCGGTACGGATGTGGGGTTGCCGATGCTGATGCTGTCCCGGCACTCGCTGGACAGGGGTGGGCTGCCGGTGGAGTGGGTGCGGTCGGTGTACCGGGGGGACCGGTACAAGTTCGTTGCGCGGCTTAAGAGGCCTGTGGAGTAGGCGGGTCGGGGTGGGTGCGCGGCTGCGGGTTCGTTGTGGCTGGTCGCGCCCACGCGGCGGAGCCGCAGATCGACACAGCCCCGCGCCCCCGAAAAGCAAGCGAGTTGCGCCTACGCATACCGACTGGTGCACGTGGTGTAGCGCTGCTCCCCTTCCTGTTCTACCGTCCTCCCGTCACCCATGGACGGGAGGACGACCCGTGCGCACCGACAGCCCACAGACGGCATCTCCTGAAGGCCCTCGCAAGGCACGTCCGCAAACCATCGTCATCTGGACCGCCGTCGCGCTGGTGTGCGCGGCCGGCTGGTCCGTCCTCGCACTCGCCCGGGGCGAGGAGGTGTCGGCCGTCTGGATGGTGGCCGCCGCTCTCGGCTCGTACGCCATCGCCTATCGCTTCTACTCGAAGTTCATCGCCTACAAAGTCCTGAAGGTCGACAAGACCCGGGCCACGCCCGCCGAGCGGCTCAACAACGGCATCGACTTCCACCCCACCGACCGACGCGTCCTGCTCGGCCACCACTTCGCGGCGATCGCGGGCGCCGGCCCCCTGGTCGGACCCGTACTGGCCGCGCAGATGGGCTATCTGCCCGGCACCATCTGGATCATCGTCGGCGTGATCTTCGCGGGGGCGGTCCAGGACATGGTCGTCCTGTTCTTCTCCACCCGCCGGGACGGCAGGTCCCTCGGGCAGATGGCACGCGAGGAGATCGGCCCGTTCGGCGGCGCGGCGGCCCTGCTCGCCGCCTTCGCCATCATGATCATCCTGCTCGGCGTGCTCGCGCTGGTCATCGTGAACGCGCTCGCCCAGTCGCCGTGGGGCACCTTCTCCATCGCGATGACGATCCCGATCGCCCTGCTGATGGGCTTCTACCTGCGGGTCCTGCGGCCCGGCCGGGTCAGCGAGGTCTCGCTGATCGGTGTCGCCCTGCTGCTGCTCGCGCTGGTCGCGGGCCGCTGGGTCGCCGAGTCGTCATGGGCCGACACGTTCACGCTCGCGCCCTCGACACTGGTGATCTGGCTGGTGGCGTACGGCTTCGTCGCGTCGATCCTGCCCGTGTGGATGCTGCTCGCGCCCCGCGACTACCTCTCCACCTTCATGAAGATCGGCACCATCGCGCTGCTCGCGATCGGCGTCGTCGTCTCGATGCCGACGCTGAAGATGGACCCGGTCACCGACTTCGCCACGCGCGGAGACGGGCCGGTCTTCGCCGGTTCGCTCTTCCCGTTCGTCTTCATCACCATCGCGTGCGGGGCCCTGTCCGGCTTCCACTCCCTCATCTCCTCCGGTACGACGCCGAAGATGATCCAGAAGGAGACGCAGGTCCGGATGATCGGGTACGGCTCCATGCTCATGGAGTCGTCCGTGGCCGTGATGGCGCTGATCGCGGCGTCCATCATCGACCCGGGCCTGTACTTCGCGATGAACGCGCCGGCCGGTGTCATCGGGGACACGGTCCAGAACGCCTCGCAGGTGGTGGGGAGCTGGGGCTATCAGATCTCCCCCGAGGACCTGGCCGCCGCGGCGAAGAACGTCGAGGAGGCGTCCCTGCTGTCGCGGACCGGTGGCGCGCCCACCCTCGCGATCGGCGTCTCGGAGATCTTCTCCGAGGTCACCGGGGGCGGCCTGCGCGCGTTCTGGTATCACTTCGCGATCATGTTCGAGGCGCTGTTCATCCTGACCGCGCTCGACGCGGGCACCCGCGTGGGCCGCTTCATGCTCCAGGACACGCTCGGCAACCTCTACAAACCCTTCAAGAATGTGAGCTGGAAGCCCGGACTGGTCATCACCAGTGGCATCGTCTGCGGTCTCTGGGGCTACTTCCTGTGGGTCGGCGTCCACGAACCGCTCGGCGGAATCAACCAGCTGTTCCCGATCTTCGGCATCTCCAACCAGCTCCTCGCGGCGGTCGCCCTGGCCGTCTGCACGACCCTGCTGGTGAAGTCCGGACGCCTCAAGTGGGCCTGGATCACGGGGATTCCGCTCGCCTGGGACGCCACGGTGACGTTGACCGCGAGCTGGCAGAAGGTGTTCTCCAGCGACCCGCGCGTCGGCTTCTTCAAGCAGCGCTCGGTCTACCAGGACGGCATCGACCGGGGCGAGCTCATCGCGCCCGCCAAGAGCATGGACGACATGCACACGATCGTCACGAACTCCACAGTCGACGGCGTCCTGGCGGCGACCCTCGCCCTGCTCATCGTGATCGTGATCGCGGACGCGACAAGGGTGTGCATCCGGCACATACGCCGTCCCGCGCTCTCCACGCTCAGCGAGTCGCCGTACGTCGAGTCGAAGATCGTCGCCCCGGCCGGGCTGATCCCGACCCAGGAGGAGAAGGAGGAGGCACGCGATGCGGTCGGCGCTGCACCGGGCGGCTAGCCGGGCGGTCAGGGGCGTGCGCTGGTACGTACGGGAGCTCACCGACGAATCGGCGTACGACCGCTATGTCGCGCATGTGCGCGAAGGCCACCCCGACGCGGCGGTGCCGTCGCGGCGGGAGTTCGAGCGGATGCGCACGGACCGTCAGGAGGCGGACCCCCGACAGGGCTTCCGCTGCTGCTGAGCACCATGTGCGCCGACGCCGAGCGCCATGTCCGCTCACTGCCGGGCACCGTGCTCGGCAGTGAGCGGTCGTGAGCGGAACACGGAATCCGTTATGCGGACAGGGCTTCCATAAAGCGGAACCGTCCCCTAGATTTCCTGCGCGTTGCACAGGTGATCAGTGAGGGGACGGAGCCCGCCGTATGTCTGAAGCGTCGGATGCGCCAAGAGCGCCCGAAGGGAAACCACCGGCGGCGACCCCGCCGGCCGTGACACCGCCTGTCGTTACACCGGTCCGCGTGGTGATCGCCCTCTGCCTGATCGCGCCGTTCGTGGCGCTGCTCTCGGTGGGCTCGTACGCGAAGGTCGACCCGGCCTTCATCGGTATCCCGTTCTTCTACTGGTACCAGATGCTCTGGGTGTTCGTCTCGACCGCGCTCACGATGATCGCGTACCAACTGTGGAACCGTGACCAGCGCGCCCGCAAGTCCCAGAAGGAGGGCGCGTCCGCATGAACGACGGCGTGAACGGCGTGGCACTCGCCGTCTTCATCTTCTTCTTCCTGGCCGTCACGGTCATGGGCTTCCTGGCCTCGCGCTGGCGCAGGGCCGAGAACGAGCAGAGCCTCGACGAATGGGGCCTGGGCGGGCGGTCGTTCGGCACCTGGGTGACCTGGTTCCTGCTCGGCGGCGACCTCTACACGGCATATACGTTCGTGGCGGTCCCGGCGGCGATCTACGCGGCGGGCGCGGCCGGCTTCTTCGCCGTCCCGTACACGATCATGATCTACCCGCTGATCTTCACGTTCCTGCCCCGCCTGTGGTCGGTCTCGCACAAGCACGGCTACGTGACGACGTCGGACTTCGTACGCGGACGCCACGGCTCGAAGGGCCTGTCGCTGGCCGTCGCGGTGACGGGCATCCTCGCGACGATGCCGTACATCGCGCTCCAACTGGTCGGCATCCAGGCCGTCCTGGACGTGATGGGCGTCGGCGGCGGCGAGGACACCAACTGGTTCGTCAAGGACCTGCCGCTGCTGATCGCCTTCGGTGTGCTGGCGGCCTACACGTACTCCTCCGGCCTCCGGGCCCCCGCCCTGATCGCGTTCGTGAAGGACACGCTGATCTACATCGTCATCGCGGTGGCGATCATCTACATCCCGATCAAGCTGGGCGGCTTCGACGAGATCTTCGCCAAGGCGGGCGAGGCGTACAGCCAGACCAACCCGGCGACGGGCGCGCCACGCGGTGCCCTGGCACCGGGCGAGGCGGGCCAATGGACGTACGCCACGCTGGCGTTGGGCTCGGCATTGGCCCTGTTCATGTACCCGCACTCCATCACGGCGACCCTGTCCTCGCGCAGCCGTGAGGTGATCCGCCGCAACACCACGATTCTGCCGCTGTACTCGCTGATGCTGGGCCTGCTCGCGCTGCTCGGCTTCATGGCGATCGCCGCCGGAGTCAAGGTCTCCAACGGTCAGTTGGCGATCCCGCAGCTCTTCGAGAACATGTTCCCGGACTGGTTCGCGGGCGTCGCCTTCGCGGCGATCGGTATCGGCGCCCTCGTCCCGGCCGCGATCATGTCCATCGCGGCGGCGAACCTCTTCACGCGCAACATCTACAAGGACTTCATCCGGCCCGACGCGACGCCGGCCCAGGAGACCAGGGTCTCCAAGCTGGTGTCGCTGCTCGTGAAGGTGGGCGCGCTGGCCTTCGTCCTGACCATGGACAAGACCGTGGCCATCAACTTCCAGTTGCTGGGCGGCATTTGGATCCTGCAGACCTTCCCGGCGCTGGTCGGGGGGCTGTTCACACGGTGGTTCCACCGGTGGGCGCTGCTCGGCGGGTGGGCGGTCGGCATGCTGTACGGCACGGTGGCCGCGTACGGGGTGGCTTCGCCGACGCAGAAGCACTTCGGTGGTTCCTCGAAGGAGATTCCCGGGATCGGGGAGATCGGGTACATCGGTCTGACGGCGTTCGTCCTGAACGTGGTCGTGACGGTCGTGCTGACCTTCGTCCTGAGGGCTCTCAAGGCCCCCGAGGGCATCGACGAGACGTCCCCGGAGGACTACACGGCGGACGCGGGCGACAAGGGTGTCCGGGTTGAGCTGCCGTCGGCTACGGCGGGGGCTGGGCACTAGCCTTTTTTCGCCCCCGCCGCCCCTACCCATTCCCGTCCCTTTCGGGGGCCAGCCCCCGAACCCCCGCTCCTCAAACGCCGGAGGGGCTGATTTTCAGCCCGTCCGGCGTTTGAGGACGAGGCCGTTCAGGCCGATGCAGGGGTCTGGGGGCGCAGCCCCCAGGGACGGGACGGGTAGGGGCGGCGGGGGCGACAACTCCCCCTGGCCACACGCCAGTCCGCGGCTACGCTGGTCGGCATGAGCGTCCGTTCACCGATCGTCCTCGACAGCGACCCCGGCATAG from Streptomyces sp. NBC_00878 harbors:
- a CDS encoding carbon starvation CstA family protein; translation: MRTDSPQTASPEGPRKARPQTIVIWTAVALVCAAGWSVLALARGEEVSAVWMVAAALGSYAIAYRFYSKFIAYKVLKVDKTRATPAERLNNGIDFHPTDRRVLLGHHFAAIAGAGPLVGPVLAAQMGYLPGTIWIIVGVIFAGAVQDMVVLFFSTRRDGRSLGQMAREEIGPFGGAAALLAAFAIMIILLGVLALVIVNALAQSPWGTFSIAMTIPIALLMGFYLRVLRPGRVSEVSLIGVALLLLALVAGRWVAESSWADTFTLAPSTLVIWLVAYGFVASILPVWMLLAPRDYLSTFMKIGTIALLAIGVVVSMPTLKMDPVTDFATRGDGPVFAGSLFPFVFITIACGALSGFHSLISSGTTPKMIQKETQVRMIGYGSMLMESSVAVMALIAASIIDPGLYFAMNAPAGVIGDTVQNASQVVGSWGYQISPEDLAAAAKNVEEASLLSRTGGAPTLAIGVSEIFSEVTGGGLRAFWYHFAIMFEALFILTALDAGTRVGRFMLQDTLGNLYKPFKNVSWKPGLVITSGIVCGLWGYFLWVGVHEPLGGINQLFPIFGISNQLLAAVALAVCTTLLVKSGRLKWAWITGIPLAWDATVTLTASWQKVFSSDPRVGFFKQRSVYQDGIDRGELIAPAKSMDDMHTIVTNSTVDGVLAATLALLIVIVIADATRVCIRHIRRPALSTLSESPYVESKIVAPAGLIPTQEEKEEARDAVGAAPGG
- a CDS encoding YbdD/YjiX family protein, producing the protein MRSALHRAASRAVRGVRWYVRELTDESAYDRYVAHVREGHPDAAVPSRREFERMRTDRQEADPRQGFRCC
- the mctP gene encoding monocarboxylate uptake permease MctP; the encoded protein is MNDGVNGVALAVFIFFFLAVTVMGFLASRWRRAENEQSLDEWGLGGRSFGTWVTWFLLGGDLYTAYTFVAVPAAIYAAGAAGFFAVPYTIMIYPLIFTFLPRLWSVSHKHGYVTTSDFVRGRHGSKGLSLAVAVTGILATMPYIALQLVGIQAVLDVMGVGGGEDTNWFVKDLPLLIAFGVLAAYTYSSGLRAPALIAFVKDTLIYIVIAVAIIYIPIKLGGFDEIFAKAGEAYSQTNPATGAPRGALAPGEAGQWTYATLALGSALALFMYPHSITATLSSRSREVIRRNTTILPLYSLMLGLLALLGFMAIAAGVKVSNGQLAIPQLFENMFPDWFAGVAFAAIGIGALVPAAIMSIAAANLFTRNIYKDFIRPDATPAQETRVSKLVSLLVKVGALAFVLTMDKTVAINFQLLGGIWILQTFPALVGGLFTRWFHRWALLGGWAVGMLYGTVAAYGVASPTQKHFGGSSKEIPGIGEIGYIGLTAFVLNVVVTVVLTFVLRALKAPEGIDETSPEDYTADAGDKGVRVELPSATAGAGH
- a CDS encoding GntR family transcriptional regulator; translation: MSTDVSSAENEGGAPIRTARVPKYYRLKKHLLDMTETLPPGTPVPPERTLAAEFDTSRTTVRQALQELVVEGRLERIQGKGTFVAKPKVSQALQLTSYTEDMRAQGLEPTSQLLDIGYITADDTLAELLDITAGGRVLRIERLRLASGEPMAIETTHLSAKRFPALRRSLVKYTSLYTALAEVYDVHLAEAEETIETSLATPREAGLLGTDVGLPMLMLSRHSLDRGGLPVEWVRSVYRGDRYKFVARLKRPVE
- a CDS encoding extracellular solute-binding protein; translated protein: MKRKLIAAVGVAGMLMSIAACGGDDGDSGGGDKTGADGFKGQTLTVWAMDGSTPPGWTKDLTAAFEKQTKAKLKFETQQWNGIQQKITTALSEENPPDVLEVGNTQTPAYAATGGLSDLSDLKSEIGADWTEALNESSVFDGKQYAAPWYFANRVVVYNKKVWADAGITDTPKTRAEFFADLKAIDKKTDAEPIYLPGQNWYFFDGLTIGQGADLVKKDGDKYVSNLADPKVGKAMEIYQEYQAFSKAPKDKDEATPQQAEVFAKGNVGAFIGMGWEAGTAIAANKKIEKDIGYFTIPGETADKPEGVFLGGSNFAVAAGSKKQELAKEFLKLALSDKFEGALAKENGVIPNKESLQTNLSANPAAVAAAPAAAGGGTTPLIPAWAAVENDPNPIKAYMTAVLKGKSPAEAAKQVEAEINKRLAQSS
- a CDS encoding DUF3311 domain-containing protein, producing the protein MVIALCLIAPFVALLSVGSYAKVDPAFIGIPFFYWYQMLWVFVSTALTMIAYQLWNRDQRARKSQKEGASA